The genome window TAATAGCAAAAGCAGGCGGATTACATAAATTCATGCATTGGGATGGGCCTATACTGACTGATAGCGGCGGCTATCAGGTTTTTTCTTTGGCGAAGTTAAGAAAAGTGGAAGAAAAAGGGGTTCAGTTTCGTTCACATATTGACGGAGATATGCATTTTTTTACTCCCGAAAGTGTTGTCCAAATTCAGGAAGAGTTTTTGGGTTCGGATATAATGATGCCTCTTGATGAATGCGCGGATTATCCTTGTTCCCGTAAGGTTGCTTTATCGGCAATGGAAAGAACCTGTCGTTGGCTTGAACGTTCAATAAAGGCGAGAAAGACAAAGACTTCTGCCCTTTTTGCAATAATTCAGGGTGGTGTTTATAAAGATTTAAGGAAACAATGTATTGATTCAATGTTGGGTTTAAATGTTGACGGCTATGCGTTAGGTGGATTATCTGTCGGCGAGGATAAATCTGCAATGTATGAAACAGTTTCACATTGTTGTAAGTATTTACCGGAAGATAAAACCAGATATTTAATGGGTGTCGGAAAACCTCAGGATTTTTTAGAATCGGTACAACATGGTGTTGATATTTTTGACTGTTCGCTTCCCACAAGAGAAGGGCGAACCGGTAAATCTTTCACATCGGGCGGAGAAATCACTATTCGCAATTCCAAATTCAAAGAAGATTTTGGCCCCATAGACAAAGATTGCGATTGTTATGTATGTAAAAATTACACGCGTTCATATCTTAGGCATCTTTTTAATACATCCGAGATTCTTGCCCCGCGGTTAAACTCTTTCCATAATTTATATTTTTATCTTTCTTTAATGAAAAAGATGCGGGAATCTATCCTAAAAGACAGCTTCCTTGATTTTAAGAAAGA of bacterium contains these proteins:
- the tgt gene encoding tRNA guanosine(34) transglycosylase Tgt, with protein sequence MIKFELIHTDKKTGARAGILHTSRGDVETPAFMPVGTQGTVKTIIPEELKSIGAQMILSNAYHLALRPGAELIAKAGGLHKFMHWDGPILTDSGGYQVFSLAKLRKVEEKGVQFRSHIDGDMHFFTPESVVQIQEEFLGSDIMMPLDECADYPCSRKVALSAMERTCRWLERSIKARKTKTSALFAIIQGGVYKDLRKQCIDSMLGLNVDGYALGGLSVGEDKSAMYETVSHCCKYLPEDKTRYLMGVGKPQDFLESVQHGVDIFDCSLPTREGRTGKSFTSGGEITIRNSKFKEDFGPIDKDCDCYVCKNYTRSYLRHLFNTSEILAPRLNSFHNLYFYLSLMKKMRESILKDSFLDFKKEFMRKYATS